The genomic segment CGCCAGCGGCAGCATGCCCAGGGCGGCGGCCAGCGAGGTCATCAGCACCGGACGCAGACGCCGCCGGCCCGAGCGGAGCAGGGCTTCGCTCAAGGAGCACCCTTCACTCCGGCACTGGCCGACATAGTCGAGCATCAGGATGCCGTTCTTGGCGACGATGCCCACGCCGATGATCGCCCCTAAAAACGATACGACATTAAGAGAGGTGCCGGTAATCCACAAAGCTAAAATCGAGCCGAATATCGCCAATATCGC from the Candidatus Aminicenantes bacterium genome contains:
- a CDS encoding efflux RND transporter permease subunit → AILAIFGSILALWITGTSLNVVSFLGAIIGVGIVAKNGILMLDYVGQCRSEGCSLSEALLRSGRRRLRPVLMTSLAAALGMLPLAYGIGSGADMLRPLAIAVIGALCISVLLSLLATPALYLLLQNLFAGRKKVKGDRI